ATGTCAATACCGGAGGTTTCATATCAGCTGCTACgatagccaccagagtgtatcgcagcttccggttccgGGGCCTTCTGGCAACGCATCACTCATTcagcaatggtaatgtttagatggattttaggaactcgatgctattggctctgacggttagaaaggtCATCACAATCGgccgatgggttccagagatatggaaatcCACCCAGATGACCCCAGAAGGGTTTTTCTTTGCTggatctctctaaaaaggtcaaaggtcacttgttttgcatcaatcttgatacagggtactttttatatgttgtagtttggattcctaaagcttttagtctactaacccatcattcaaggatGGTCTTCACTATCAGTAGCCTAATTCTTttgttttggacggacactatcatttacagttttttactgtgttcaatctgaatttactttaaaataaaaacatctatattgttcTGACTCTTCTGCATCCGACTCACAGGTTCATCGTTACTCTGAGaacaagattattaatttaacccttttagaagatatggtccTTTGTTCTGGGAAAGTCCTTTTGGAGCCCGAGACCTGAAACACAGCTCAGGGTTCAGACCAGGTCCTCAAGAACTACGGAGAGGCAGAGTGTAGGGTGTGcagtgtgtagtgtgtagtgtgtgcagtgtgtagtgtgtgtggtgtgtagtGTATGCAGTGTGTAGTGTGTGcagtgtgtagtgtgtagtgtgtgcagtgtgtagtgtgtgtggtgtgtagtGTATGCAGTGTGTAGTGTATGCAGTGTGTAGTGTGTGCAGTGTGTAGTGTGcagtgtgtgcagtgtgtgtagtgtgtgtagtgtgtgcagtgtgtagtgtgtgcagtgtgtagtgtgcagtgtgtgcagtgtgtaGTGTGCAGTGTGTAGGGTGTGCAGTGTGTAGTGAGTGCAGTGTGTAGTGTTtagtgtgtgcagtgtgtgtagtgtgtgtagtgtgtgcagtgtgtagtgtgtgtagtGTGAACAGTCactctgagtgtgtgtctgaCGCTGCGGGGTGAATCCTGTTAAAGGGTTAACCTCTGACCTCAGATTAACTGATAATCTCTCTGACGCCTtctgctgccccccccctccctgttcctcccccctcccctcccagtACTCCTAGTACTCCCAGTACTCCCGGTACTCCTAGTACTCCCGGTACTCCCAGTACTCCCGGTACTCCCAGTACTCCCGGTACTCCCAGTACTCCCGGTACTCCCAGTACTCCCAGTACTCCCGGTACTCCTAGTACTCCCAGTACTCCCGGTACTCCCAGTACTCCCAGTACTCCCGGTACTCCCAGTACTCCCAGTACTCCCGGTACTCCCAGTACTCCCGGTACTCCCAGTACTCCCAGTACTCCCAGTACTCCCGGTACTATCCCACTGATCCACAGAAACAGTAACTGCAGGAGCACAGAGTCTCTAAACACAAGTCGTGCCGGTTAGACCTTTAATCTGTTAACAgttctttctgtgtgtgtgtgtgtgtgtgtgtgtgtgtgtgtgtgtgtgtgtgtgtgtgtgtgtgtgtgtgtgtgtgtgttacaggagAACCCGTACCTGTGCAGTGATGAGTGCGACGCCTCCAGCCCGGACCTGTCTCACCCACCCCAGCTGATGGGAGACAGGGAGCGGGGGGGGCTCGTCACCTATTGGCAGACAGTCACATGGTCCAGGTTTCCTGAGCCGCTATTGGCCAACATCACTCTGTCCTGGAACAAGAGCCTGGAGCTGGTGGACGACGTCGTGGTGACCTTTGAGTACGGGAGGCCAACCACCATGGTGCTGGAGAAGTCACCTGACAGAGGTACTTCCTGTTAGTTTACTTCCTGTTAGGGTTAGGGTGCTGGAGAAGTCACCTGACAGAGGTACTTCCTGTTGGTTTACTTCCTGTTAGGGTTAGGGTGCTGGAGAAGTCACCTGACTGAGGTACTTCCTGATAGTTTGCTTCCTGTTAGGGTTAGGGTGCTGGAGAAGTTACCTGACAGAGGTACTTCCTGTTGGTTTACTTCCTGTTAGGGTTAGGGTGCTGGAGAAGTCACCTGACTGAGGTACTTCCTGATAGTTTGCTTCCTGTTAGGGTTAGGGTGCTGGAGAAGTCACCTGACTGAGGTACTTCCTGATAGTTTACTTCCTGTTAGGGTTAGGGTGCTGGAGAAGTCACCTGACAGAGGTACTTCCTGATAGTTTGCTTCCTGTTAGGGTTAGGGTGCTGGAGAAGTCACCTGACAGAGGTACTTCCTGTTAGGGTTAGGGTGCTAGAGAAGTCACCTGACAGAGGTACTTCCTGTTGGTTTATTTCCTGTTAGGGTTAGGGTGCTGGAGAAGTCACCTGACAGAGGTACTTCCTGTTAGTTTACTTCCTGTTAGGGTTAGGGTGCTGGAGAAGTCACCTGACAGAGGTACTTCCTAATAGTTTACTTCCTGTTAGGGTTAGGGTGCTGGAGAAGTCACCTGACAGAGGTACTTCCTAATAGTTTACTTCCTGTTAGGGTTAGGGTGCTGGAGAAGTCACCTGACTGAGGTACTTCCTAATAGTTTACTTCCTGTTAGGGTTAGGGTGCTGGAGAAGTCACCTGACAGAGGTACTTCCTGTTAGGGTTAGGGTGCTAGAGAAGTCACCTGACAGAGGTACTTCCTGTTGGTTTATTTCCTGTTAGGGTTAGGGTGTTAGGGTGCCGAGGAGGGGAgttgaggagagaggagtcgagtaggggagccgaggaggggagttgaggagagaggaggggaagcagcaggcggttagaggaaggagaactcctctcctctgagcggtcatcttaaagagacgtccattaatgatgacaggaggcagcagcctctgtctgaggaCACATGTGTTCAAGACCActttatatttactttgattcattcacagggcGGGTCATGAGACAATAACAATATATAGGGTTAGGGTATATATATGTACTTATAtaaaatacaatttcagaatcaaacaagtatgagagcactcataATAACGCAACACACCCAAACAAACAAAGACTGGATatatcaacccccccccccccccccccctccctggtcGCTACAATGGGGAACTGAATTGAAGGGCCAAAAGTGTATCctgtttataataataatattacctGATGGTCTCAGGTGTGTttctgttattgtttacttcctgtttatAATAATATTACCTGATGGTCTCAGGTGTGTTTCtgtcattgtttacttcctgtttatAATAATATTACCTGATGGTCTCAGGTGTGTttctgttattgtttacttcctgtttatAATAATATTACTTGATGGTCTCAGGTGTGTTTCtgtcattgtttacttcctgtttatAATAATATTACTTGATGGTCTCAGGTGTGTCCTGGCAGCCGTACCAGTTCTACGCTGACGACTGCCTCGAAGCCTTCGGCATGCCTCCTAAACGTGTTGCTGATTTAGCGCCGAGCAACATAACCCGGGTCATCTGCACCGAGCAGTACTCCAAGTGGGTCGGAGCCAAGGTGAGCTGTGGGTACACCTGAGGGTACATACATACCTGAGGGTACACGCACACCTGAGGGTACATACACACCTgagggtacacacacacacacacacacacacacacacacacacacaccacacacacacacacacacacacacacacacacacacacacacacacacacacacacacacacacacacacacacacacacacacacacacacacacacacacacacacacacacacacacacacacacacacacacacacctgagggTACACGCACACCTGAGGGTACATACACACCTGAGGgtacacacacacctgagggTACACGCACACCTgagggtacacacacacacctgagggTACATACACACCAGAGGGTACATGCACACCTgagggtacacacacacacacacctgagggtacacacacacctgagggTACATGCACACCTGAGGATACATGCACACCTGAGGGTACATGCACATCTGACGGTACATGCACACCTGAGGATATATAAATACCTGAGGACAGAGATGTCctggacttggactcgagtctgactcgagtgCCGAATTttgggactcgtgactcgactcggactcgcgcactgattgacgcaattcggacttggactcgtgaattctcgtgCATGATGACTTGGGCTCGGACTCTGACTCGTGAATTCTTGCGTATgaggacttggactcggactcatGAATTTTctcccccacgatgactcgacTTGTACGTTGACGCTCCGACTCAGACTCGAGcaagttttctctggagtctgatgtcctctatcttGGCGTGTGCACCTGCGAGGCGAGTTCACGGACTGGGCCCGCTGTTCCAGTCTAAAGATGTctagagacacaccccgcatcgtgctgtatgctttcacacattctgcttccacattgggaaagagaaacatgctcgttatgtggaaacaatattgaagagaaggctccgtaaaaCATTACTCTAaagatcgagttcagacatggAGGCTgtgttgaacactatcatcagagcaacgtgatctaatcaataaataaagattcagtgataacacgaaagcacatggctacttagcatgcagaaTGATGTCAtgttgcatgctaagtagccatgtgctttctggggcttaATCTTTATTGATAGAATTTAAATATTCACTATCGTAATTGTAGCGTCCCGGATGAACGATGGTCAGACTCTCTAACCGATGGTATCTGTTTATTGATCACCCTTGCTTTTATACAGTCATtaccaacgtaagagcttgtgccctTATCCGCCAGGTGCTAAAAACCTAATGCaactatttagtatatttaagcaatagctcacgacaggccgtggtatatggtcagtatatcacagctagggggcgtggttcaaccccctagctgtgatataatgagcatatatcacggcctgtcgttagctattgcttttataaaacggttaccaagtgtggcaatatgaaagaaaaatacacacttgAAATAGTTtctattagtaaataatgacgttcaaaataaaatagtccctccgttgccttctgcacgaaacatagtgcgaggtggttgctatgaaacaacactaacagctagcgaacatatcaGACAGAGAGCGTTCATCCATTATCTGGCTCTTTATTCGCATTCGTGTGtttgttgccgtttattgtgcagccTCTGAAACCTGTCCGGCACCAGCAGCATGGCTCACGAGGTCACTTGTataggttgaggttgttctaggctgttgcttggcatggcgagaatattgctccactttctccggtaaggcaaggcaaggcaattttatttatatagcacttttcagcacgtggtGATTCAAAGTGCTatacagattaaaagcaaacgacatttaagaacaaatacattatagaatagagaatagaatagaattcctttattgtcatcgcaccaggtacaacgacatttaaaaaagcaatccttgcagtgcatttccacataaaacgaatacatatatattatctagggctgtcaagttaacgggaaaaaaattaacgccactaattattttaacagcgattaacgcatgtgtatgttttgtcctcggccgccccgtagcttcagagcatcgagtttaaaataccatctgcaaGCTGACGCTgacgctgacagccccgctcctgccgcccgcttgcggcagaccacacttccacgctcaccggcaggcaccgcctggccattgggaggaccgggagagtgtgtgtgtgtgtgtgtgtgtggcgcgagcgagagagagaccttacgtgcattgttgttgttgttgttgttgttagcatctggtgctagctagctgcgctaacggatataaggagctgtttcaatgaaaacagaggagcgacatttcgccacaactgcgccgagcacttgacttgatgcaggaagcagacagcgggacgttggaggagaagtcagcacactcagctcggagagtgcaacatgatcgcagcgtccaggcagctcccgttcgagcatatgccttgagttgcacacacacacacacacacacacacacacacacacacacacacacacacacacacacacacacacacacacacacacacacacacccacacacacacacacacacacacacacacacacacacacacacacacacacacacacacacacacacacacacacacacacacacacacacacacacacacacacacacacacacacacacacacacacacacacacacacacacacacacacacacacttttgtattgtattattgtatgagaggttccaggttgttgtgtttaatattcatgagaatatttgtcattgttcaaatgataataaacattagcataaagcatatttgtccgctCACATggtgataagagtattaaaaacttgaaaaatattcctctaaggttcatttagaacagatcaaaaatgtgcgattaatcgcgattaactattttaatcaactgacagccctaatattatCATACACATATGCTGACACATCCATACCAACATGCATACATGCCCgcacattatttaaatacagtttacaatataaaaacacagggatgatattttgtatctctgatgtcgatcagttcataagttaatacaactattaaaaagtagtgcagCTGCAAGTTGTAACTGTTCAGTTCAGCGTCTGACGGTGTTCAGTTCTCGTGTGGCTCTGGGGTAGAAACTGCTTTCAGTGGGTTTGTTCTCGATTGAATTGCCCTGTAGCGTCTACTGGAGGGCAGAAGAGCCAACAGGAAGTGTCTGCCTGCTCTGTTGAGGCAACGCTGGCTGAAGACTTCCTCCAGAGAAGGCAGTGAGCAGCCGATGACCTTCTGGGCTCTGAACCCTCTGAAGGCTGGCACACCACGTGGGTAGGCAATATGCCGGCACACTCTCTATGGAGCAGCGGTAGAAAGACACCAGGAGCTTCTCCTCCAGGTTGTTATtaaaaagacatttaaaaacaggcataataagcaaaggtaatgaaatacagaaacacagcaggtacagaaCACATGACTGAAAGGCATCCTGCAGTGCGAGTAtgggcagctcaattaaaaCCAGCGGCAAATAGGTGCGTTTTTAGTCAGGATTTAAAAATAGGAAGTGTTTGGGCAGACGTGCACGAGGTGCgcagtttgttccagattgttggggcataataactaaaagctgcttttccatgtttagtggtttttctaaatcctgttgcgacattagttttttaatccttGATATATTCTTCAGGTGGTAGTATGCAGACCTAATAACTGTTGTAATGTGACTGTTAAAATTcaggtctgagtccatcactacacccAGATATCTTGCTTTGTGAGTTACTTCGTAGTCTGCCGACTGAAGCTCTGTGATTACTTTTAACCGGTccttctttgctccaaaaacaatgatctcagttttttgtttgttcaattggagaaagttctgagtcaTCCAGTCAGTGATGTGCTCAATGCACTTGCTCAGTGTTCTAATCGGAGAACAGTCTCCCGGTGTAATTTTAAAATGAATGTGGGTGTCGTCTGTATAGATGTGATAGCTTTGATCGCTCTTtttaataatttcagccagaggtagcatataaatattaaaggtcctaagatggagccttgaggaaccccgcatGACATATTTATCTGGGTTGATTTGTAATTGCCTATTGAGACAAAGTTTGTTCTGTCCTTCAAGCAGTAGCTAAACCAGTTTAGAGCTGTTGCTGAAACTCCCACCCAGCTTTCAAGACGGTCtagcaatatgttgtggtcaacagtatcaaatgcagcgctGAGATCtgataata
Above is a genomic segment from Pseudochaenichthys georgianus unplaced genomic scaffold, fPseGeo1.2 scaffold_1606_arrow_ctg1, whole genome shotgun sequence containing:
- the LOC117441254 gene encoding netrin-G2-like, encoding YSQYSRYSQYSQYSRYSQYSQYSRYSQYSRYSQYSQYSQYSRYYPTDPQKQQENPYLCSDECDASSPDLSHPPQLMGDRERGGLVTYWQTVTWSRFPEPLLANITLSWNKSLELVDDVVVTFEYGRPTTMVLEKSPDRGVSWQPYQFYADDCLEAFGMPPKRVADLAPSNITRVICTEQYSKWVGAKEEKQVVFEVRSRFGVFAGPKLINMAGLWTRMETMQGLREFFSFTNLRLRLLRPALGGTYVQKDNLLKYFYAVSNIDVPARCVCNLHASQCVLRDATLQCDCDHNTSGQDCQRCSRGFQSWRPGSYLPLPRGTANH